The genomic stretch TGGCAATTACACTGCATAATATTCCAGAGGGTTTGGCAGTTGGTGTGCTTTTTGGTGCAGCATCTACGTTAGTTGGTGTAGAGCAAACCGAAATGATTATAGCGGCAATTTCTTTAGCAATTGGTATCGGTATACAGAATTTTCCAGAAGGTTTTGCTGTTGCAATGCCTTTAAGAAGGCAAGGTGTAAGTAGGTTAAAAAGTTTTTGGTACGGACAAATGTCTGCAATTGTAGAACCCATTGCAGCGGTTTTAGGAGCCTTAGCTGTATCATTTTTTACACCGATTTTACCTTATGCGTTGGCATTTGCTGCAGGAGCAATGATTTTTGTTGTAGTAGAAGAAGTAATTCCAGAAACTCAAAGAGATAAATATACAGATATTGCTACACTTGGTTTTATAGGTGGTTTTATAGTAATGATGTCTTTAGATGTTGGTTTAGGTTAAAATCTTTATCAAAAAATTTAATATTAAAAGCCAAACAATTTCTGTTTGGCTTTTTGTATTTTGCA from Polaribacter marinaquae encodes the following:
- a CDS encoding ZIP family metal transporter, giving the protein MSTFDQLVNFGKEHPILAALYASLFTWGLTAAGAALVFFFKKANRAVLDGMLGFTGGVMVAASFWSLLAPAIENSPGEGFVKVLPAAVGFGLGALSLFGMDKILPHLHINFKESEAEGVKTEWHKTTLLVLAITLHNIPEGLAVGVLFGAASTLVGVEQTEMIIAAISLAIGIGIQNFPEGFAVAMPLRRQGVSRLKSFWYGQMSAIVEPIAAVLGALAVSFFTPILPYALAFAAGAMIFVVVEEVIPETQRDKYTDIATLGFIGGFIVMMSLDVGLG